The Elaeis guineensis isolate ETL-2024a chromosome 5, EG11, whole genome shotgun sequence DNA segment CTTTGGAGCTTTTGGTAACAAAGTCCCTGCCTGCTTGAAGCTTCCAAACACCATCACTTCCCTCTTTGATGGGCAAATCAACTGGAAGAACAAACCAAAAATCCATCCACAATAACAGGAAAATAAAGCACAAGAAAAAAAAGGCAAATGAGAAGGGACTTTCCTGCTTAAACCATCATACCTGATAGCGGGCCGTCACCTTTTCGCGAGAGTCAACATACATGTGAACCTTTGGAAGGAAAAATGTTTTGTGGGTAGGACTTCCATATCTTGTTAAActatttctttttaaaagaaaagaaaagaaataaaaggagagagaacAAAAGAACCAAACCTTTCTTAAGGGATCTGTCACTTCTGCCTTGCGCCTATGAAGAAACAATCCTGAATGACAAGCATTTGAAAGGGAAACATTAGTTTCATCATCTTTTCTACTGTTATAATACTAAAAAATTCAATGTGAGATGGAAAATTTACCAAGTGTCCGTCGTCCCTGCGGGTCTTCATCACTGAAAGCCTGGACACTCACCTATCAACACAGCCAAGTTTTCTTCAATTAATATCACAAGACTGAGAAACATATAAGATGCATACCACAAAATCACGTACCTTCCACAGTGATCCTGCATAAAATACTTCAGGAGAGTGCTTCACTTGGCCATCAGCAAGCATGTGCACATCTTCAAATTCCACCCTGACAttaaatggataaattatcaagttGAACGAACACAACTGAACAGCCTATCCCCAGGAGCAACCAAGCAGGAACATCAAACATGGAATGACAGACAAACGGGTTGCCCACATATCAAATTGTTAATGGTAATTGATCTTTTACTTACCCAATCGGATGCTGGCTAATAAAATGCAGAACCACCAAACTCTTAGAACCCCTCAAGAAGAATAGAAGGCACTCCAGTAAACAAGGATCATATAAAGGAGAAACAAATCTCTGACTCAAAACTTAGAATACAAGCAAAGAGGCTAACTAGCATAGGTTACATCTTATGACTCTCCGGCTCATAGTTGCCTTTGCCAGGTACTTCAACACCCAATTAATCAAGGCTGATATCAAAcccatatttatttaataatctccTTCCTTGCTTTCATTAGGTAATCAATATTTGCTTACAAGTAAACATTTGTTTTTTGGCAGTTGTGGAACGGAAAGTATCAGTCAGTGAAAGAAGCACCTATTATGGAAACTTGTCTGAATAGTAATATCATAATTAACAAAACACGATTGTTTTCGTTTCTCCTCTGTATTGTCAAAGATGAATGTTTTATGGGTTGAGTAACCAGGAGACCTACTATTAAGGGTCGCATATAATCATACAATGTTTGACGAACTTAGTTGTCTGCCCACAAACTGCTACTGACATGCTTACATCCTACCAAGAGCAGCAAACTGAGatccaaaaaattcataaaggaaATTCGACCCATCAAGCTCCTAACCCATTCTTACCATGGCCTCAGCTCATAATATTTAGCTGACGTTTGGTGACCCAAATGGGATCACCATAGTGATATGATCTTCAGTGACCTAAGATCACTATGTTCGGGAGGCCATGGTTTAATAAATAAAGCTCCCCAGATATTATCCATGAGTAACCTATTTAATATTCGATGCAGATCCAAGATCACTGATCATATTATACCAAATCTACCCTGgatatattccataaaaatatatttattaatcatacaaATATATTCTAATAAAATACTAATATATGTTAAAATATTAATTActcatatatttcataaaaatatatttattaatcctataaagTTATATTAATTGTtagtatagaattaatatttttatttatacttataatagattatattataatatatatcataaatacaatacatataatatcaatataatataatatcatatatataacatTGATCTAATATATTGACTGtatataatatattgatatatcaattttttccATTGAACTAAAGGATATTTTGTTCTCAAATTTCAGCCCAAGATCATTGCTCTAGGGTGATTTGGATTTCCAATCTCAAAGATGAGTATCCCAACACTGGATTGGGCAGTGATTTGAGTAGGGGTGGTTTGAGATTACTGCTATGTAAGACATTGTAATACAACCAAACACAGTGATCTCATCACCTCCACCCACATTACCCTTGATACCATACCAAACGGCCCCTTAATGTGGTTGTTCAAGTTTGAGTAGCCAAGTTTAGCACTATTAATAGTTGGGACAGAGCAGAACTCTAACCACTTCAGAGATAAAGATTAAGGAACCACAATCTATGAATGAAAGAGTCCGCAAGCAAAGGACACTTCATTATCTCTATTAACCTCTTCAATTTTCTTAGATAATTGTCACATTGGTCCCTAAAGAGTTTCCATTGCAATTAATGCCAAGAGATCAAACTGTAGAGCTATCTCCTTTTGCCTTGTCAATCCTATGAAATCCTCCCTAGCAATAGGTTCATAAAGCTTTGCCCATGTACCATTGGTATCAAATACGCTAATCAGTCTTTCTATGGACCTTAGTTATCTTGGTTAACATATAAAATGCCTGCACCAGGACACCTAAAGAAATCGATGGAGTTTTGTTGAATTCGTGCTTATTACTAATCTAGCTATTTGAAAATTGCCCTGTCCAATGCATCAAGGACTGAAAGCCAATTAGATCATGATTACAGCAAGTTCAGCTGGCTTACTCTAAATCATGACCCTTTTCTCTTCCCAGAATTACGAGTTATCACCCTGAATAAATAATGAATTATCATACATGGAAGACTCCATGTCACAACAAAAATCTTATCATGGCCTAATCAAAGTGATCGACTTCATTTTAATATCTTGTCAATTTTGTGTTAATTCACCAATAAATCTGACCTCTTCTCCAAGAAcagaatttaatcaattttttcacATTCTTTGCCAAAATATAAGCTTTTGGAATGAATTTAAAACCCAGGCTATGCAACTATGCTTTGACTAGGGATTCAACATCTAGCTCTGAATTTTCTCCAATCAACAGGAAAACGGAAGGTGTTGAGAAATTTATGTTATCCAGTAAGATGACAAACTACCGACATTTTCATACTTATTGATGGATACCTTGAATAGGTTATTAAAATTTCTGATCTGCAATTAACAATCATGATAAAAAGTAAATGTACCTACGTCATGAGTATTTGATGATAATAATGAGAAGAATCCCATAacatcttacaaaaaaaaaaaaaaaaatatcacaagaagtgttgggtggatgtctggccaggacaccacctcccaagatcctttcagtaccacgcgatgcagcaggaagaaagaagaaacaaaacaaaaggaaaaacaatcaaaatacgtgaatcagccacaaaaaggctcgcctccacgggacatgcaaacttcactatgaaaaagaaattttacaaaaggagacctcaccctcaacccttgtacacccaattctctctcacctgaagtttccctcacaaaagctctctctcttggagacccccctgaacctctgaagagcctggcgaccgctgtccaggagccctgctcctctcACAGCAATGCttccgtctctctctctcttctcgggttcgtacgacgCTGTACGGCGAGAAATCCGAACCCTTTGCctctctgtttcgtcacaggatacttttaaagggttaaacagggtttaaacttgattagagagggattaggaatcctaaacaaagacAAAAAAccctctgaaccgtcggatcaagaccgagagccacctgggccgtcggatcgcacTCCGGTCCATAAAAgtgtcgtggaccgcgagaaacgcatggaaaacgcccatgcggtccacaggctccgtcgtggaccgtccggtccacggtggaccggggcaaaggggccagcaggccgctggcctgggccggcccgcgtgcgcgagcctgggccgcgcctgcgtgaGGGCCTACGcgcggctgggccgcgcgcccgcctgggccgcgggcctaggtcgcgcgtcccgcgcaggcctgggtcgcgcgtcccgcgcgccgccgcctgcggccgcaccgctgccgtccgccgccaGTCGCCGGCGGTCATCCGccgtctcgattctcgtgccaacttcaaaagctcgtatctcctccatccgagctccgtttcaggtcatcttagtctcgttggactccgtttttcgccgcgaaccttgctgtgggctcaatgtgggctgaatctcgaggcgtcaaatcctaacaatctccacctcgactcgatattcggcctcctccaaactccgagagcttctggatctcctcgcccccatgccctggggcaatcgcctgctgatcatggatgggcaaacatgggagtcgagccaggctgctcgatcccatctccgtcgtatgctcctcctgacctgagatctgctcggggcatcatcctgcagcaataggaatctcatcttgcgacgtcgcctctcgtcctcccgagtctcctgtctcgtgcccgatccgcctcctggagctccacctcgttctgggctccacctggctcccgaagctccacctcgcattgggctccctgccagacaataatatcctctgctccccttctttccctccagcataatcctatcgccacgtagcaccctcaggattcctccactagctaccgtcctatagcctctcgaatccagtctgctaagtgagataagattccgcctgaaatcgggtatgtatcggacctcccccaatctcctcactgcaccgtcatgtgtcctccagctgaccgtcccaatgcctctgatcgcacagctcgatccatccggcagatatacagtgccctcactgttctccagggagtcaagctgctcctttctgcaacacacatgataggggcatgcagaatctaatatccactgctggaaagaagtagatacctcgtcagatatctcaaagacatctccatctaaattactgccggccgtcgctacagcagccaccgtccgatttttcagttgagggcaatctctggctagatgccccaactcttcacaccggtaacacctggttttgctcaagtccctcctggacttagatcgCCCTCAttacgatctcctgtcgctccgtctaccgtctcctgcacctccagaagccaccaaagctgagctatcgacacctaagctcgaagctgggttctccctcctgagaacctcgttttggagtatcaccgcggtgacctcgtccatcttgatagtgctcttctccactagaagagcagtcaccaaggactcgtacgaagggggaagcgacgccagcaaaaccaatgCCCTGGTTTTcttctcaacgttctcgccaacgctgagaaggtcggtgagaatcttctggaagtggctcaaatgctcctgcatgctatccctcagtcatccacagttggtaaaactgcctccaaagaaaaagtgttggtgagagacttcgccatgtacaactcctcgagcttcgaccacagcaccgtcggagaagtctcactcagcacatagatcaccacctcatccgtcaggtacatgcggatggtactcaccgcctgcatctgtagccgtttccaatcccgcacctccatggtggtcggcttctcatcgcacaagagagcattgatcaacccttgttggatgagcacgtccttcacccttgcctgccacaaggagaaattgctcttaccatcgaacttgttgatctccatcttgattgttcctatcttctccatcttcagtcttgctcaccaccgctgtaatctgcgtccttgtaccgccttactctgataccatttgttgggtggatgtctggccaggacaccacctcccaagttctttcagtaccacgcgatgcagcaggaagaaagaagaaacaaaacaaaaggaaaaacaatcaaaatacatagatcagccacaaaaaggctcgcctccacgggacatgcaaacttcactatgaaaaaaaaattttacaagaggagacctcaccctcaacctttgtacacccaattctctctcacctgaagttttcctcacaaaagttctctcttgagacccccctgaacccctgaagagcctggtgaccgctgtccagaagccctGCTCCTCTCACAGCAAtgcttccacctctctctcttctcgggttcgtacgacgctgtacggcgagaaacccgaaccctctgcctctctgtttcgtcacagaatccttttaaagggttaaacagggtttaaacttgattagagagggattaggagtcctaaacaaagccaaaaaaccccctgaaccgtcggatcaagatcgggagccacttgggccgtcggatcgcgctctgatccatggaatagtgccgtggactgcgagaaatgcatggaaaacgcccacgcggtccacaggccccgtcgtggaccgcccggtccatggtggaccggggcaagggggccagtaggccgctggcctgggccggcccgcgcacgCGGGCCTGGACCGTGCCTGGGcatgggcctgcgcgcgcctgggccacgcgcccggctgggccgtgcgccagcctaggccgcgcgccccggctggGCTGTGGGcctaggtcgcgcgtcccgcgccggcctaggtcgcgcgtcccgcgcgccgctgccgtccaccgccggtcgccggcggtcctccgccgcctcgattctcgtgccaacttcaaaagctcgtatctcctccatccgagctccgtttcaggtgatcttggtttcgttggactctgtttttcgccgcgaacctcgctgtggtctcaatgtgggctgaatctcgaggcgtcaaatcctaacaagaaGGTCATAGAATACCAAAAACAACATGGCTGTAGGTATTGCCCTATAAACATAGAAAAGGTTGGCCGAAATGAGAAAAGCTAATGTCCTTAAATGACAAATCATGTGTACAAAGAATTGATAAATTAGGGTGTGCACAGCACATTCGACCAAGTCTCATggtaaataaatacataaataaaaaCACACAATAATAAGGTCACCATTGCTCTAAATAAGCATGAGTTACACAGACATGAGACATACAAAAGTACATCCACAGGCATGTTATACCCTTCATGAATTGACTAGAGAacatgaaaaattagatgaatTGACTAAAGTACGAAAAATTAAGGCATATATGATATTCAGCTTTGCATAATTCTACTTACAGTCAAAAAAGTAATAGgagagatttctttttttttttttttttcaaaaaaggatTGTGGCATCCTACCCAAAGCGAAATGGAGGGAAATGGCGTAGTGGTGTTTTCAAATCCAAAGATATAGAAGAACCTTCAGAACCTTCCCATTCCAGTCCAAGAGCATGCTCTTGTGATTCTAACATCTGCACTGAAATGCTACTACCAGCGCCAGAAAGAGAAGAACCTGCAAATCTACTCTGAAGATCTGgttcaaaaattctttctgtttgCTCAGCATGAACATGAACAACATTGTTCCCTTGGCTAAGACCAACTAGAGCTGTCAAACCATCTCCAGATAGCTCACCATTAGGATCAACTCTGGCTTCTGACTCATCATTAGGGAGTGACTGCTGGCAATTTTTGTTGCCAAGTCCAAATGGAACACGAGAAAAAACATAACGTGTTGGAGGCCAAGCTGCACCAGTCACATATGTGGTTCCTCTCCCAATGCCAGCAAGCCCATCAATTGCCCCCCTCACATGGACACGCACAGGCCCATATAAGCCGCTTCCCTCACCCTGGGCATCAGCAAGGTAAATATTCCCTATACTGCCAGAACTATTGTTCCGGTCATGCTCTTGCCTGTAATAGCTCTTTGGACTGCCTCCATGCGTATACCCATATGCCTGCCTACATGCACATGCATTGCTTGTAAGGCAGCAATTTTTGCAAGTATCAGCACCCACTGCTTGCACCTTGTGACATAGAAGCATCTGCATTAACAGAACAAACAAATCTTAGACATCATACACCCATGACTACCAATTGGAAGCAAGACAAAAGAAAAGAGCAATGACTGTTATAGAATAAACATTATACTAAAGGATGATGGTTAGTGACCTGTAGCCAAAGACCATCATTCACGGCTTTGCAGGGGAATCCTAATTCTTCTAGTTGCTTTCGGACATTTAGAAGTGCCTCAAAAGACATGTTACAATAAAGAAGAGAACCCCCTTCAAATATATTAATGAAAGCATCGAATTCGTCACCATGAATAACTGAGCTCCCCTTGGCACTTTTCACCTGTCTCCTACCTACTATTCTGCCACCCCAGGAAGGCATGTTACACCTTCCCCAATCACTTGGTACTGCACCATCAGTAGAAGGGATGGCTGAGGAGCAGTTTCCTGATTGATCCCTGGGGAGCCAGATATTACTGTTTAAATGGTAACATGTGTTTTCACCAGATGGACCTTCCATAGCAGCTTCATTTCCCCCCATTCTACCTGTTTCAACACCATTTCGTGTTTCAATATATGAACATGATGTTCTTATTGCATCTGTGGCAGCTAAAGCGTGCAAGGAGGAAGGTTGATCCATTTTGAGGGAATATCTTGGATCCTGCAGCGGTTGAGAGCAAGCTGTTTGTCGCACTGGTACTGGATTGGAATAAGGAACATCTGT contains these protein-coding regions:
- the LOC105045289 gene encoding uncharacterized protein isoform X1, whose protein sequence is MAMVPPPAPVSQQQQHSPQAHHQPLPSDNDRSSGELRALDCNLASLCDHIQMEGFNNGSFSDVIVQAMGSTYRLHRLILSRSSYFRNMLQGPWKEAGAPTVVLHIDDPNVNSESIEMALAYLYGHHPKLNDSNAFRVLAAASFLDLQDLCAICTDFIISELWTSNFLAYQVFAESQDYGIHGERVRNACWGYLCQSATMELREVLPKLSSQTLHALLTSNELWVPNEEKRFELALYTLLAKSAISEAEHSGQENSGSETGISTSDSSVLKGSGIMDDCCNDQLMEPEIQHLSIQDKLEGHKAAHNILVELADCVVDFHTDVPYSNPVPVRQTACSQPLQDPRYSLKMDQPSSLHALAATDAIRTSCSYIETRNGVETGRMGGNEAAMEGPSGENTCYHLNSNIWLPRDQSGNCSSAIPSTDGAVPSDWGRCNMPSWGGRIVGRRQVKSAKGSSVIHGDEFDAFINIFEGGSLLYCNMSFEALLNVRKQLEELGFPCKAVNDGLWLQMLLCHKVQAVGADTCKNCCLTSNACACRQAYGYTHGGSPKSYYRQEHDRNNSSGSIGNIYLADAQGEGSGLYGPVRVHVRGAIDGLAGIGRGTTYVTGAAWPPTRYVFSRVPFGLGNKNCQQSLPNDESEARVDPNGELSGDGLTALVGLSQGNNVVHVHAEQTERIFEPDLQSRFAGSSLSGAGSSISVQMLESQEHALGLEWEGSEGSSISLDLKTPLRHFPPFRFGVEFEDVHMLADGQVKHSPEVFYAGSLWKVSVQAFSDEDPQGRRTLGLFLHRRKAEVTDPLRKVHMYVDSREKVTARYQLICPSKREVMVFGSFKQAGTLLPKAPKGWGWRTALLFDELADLLQGGALRVAAVVQQFRSLDLMLNLDQDRGQDFCIGSNSHCRTHKIVGRTGYPCTYLRLYWKQNKREQKSFFFFFFVGVRAVRSKKHLIQLFYPFRAKTGVKPLC
- the LOC105045289 gene encoding uncharacterized protein isoform X2 codes for the protein MAMVPPPAPVSQQQQHSPQAHHQPLPSDNDRSSGELRALDCNLASLCDHIQMEGFNNGSFSDVIVQAMGSTYRLHRLILSRSSYFRNMLQGPWKEAGAPTVVLHIDDPNVNSESIEMALAYLYGHHPKLNDSNAFRVLAAASFLDLQDLCAICTDFIISELWTSNFLAYQVFAESQDYGIHGERVRNACWGYLCQSATMELREVLPKLSSQTLHALLTSNELWVPNEEKRFELALYTLLAKSAISEAEHSGQENSGSETGISTSDSSVLKGSGIMDDCCNDQLMEPEIQHLSIQDKLEGHKAAHNILVELADCVVDFHTDVPYSNPVPVRQTACSQPLQDPRYSLKMDQPSSLHALAATDAIRTSCSYIETRNGVETGRMGGNEAAMEGPSGENTCYHLNSNIWLPRDQSGNCSSAIPSTDGAVPSDWGRCNMPSWGGRIVGRRQVKSAKGSSVIHGDEFDAFINIFEGGSLLYCNMSFEALLNVRKQLEELGFPCKAVNDGLWLQMLLCHKVQAVGADTCKNCCLTSNACACRQAYGYTHGGSPKSYYRQEHDRNNSSGSIGNIYLADAQGEGSGLYGPVRVHVRGAIDGLAGIGRGTTYVTGAAWPPTRYVFSRVPFGLGNKNCQQSLPNDESEARVDPNGELSGDGLTALVGLSQGNNVVHVHAEQTERIFEPDLQSRFAGSSLSGAGSSISVQMLESQEHALGLEWEGSEGSSISLDLKTPLRHFPPFRFGVEFEDVHMLADGQVKHSPEVFYAGSLWKVSVQAFSDEDPQGRRTLGLFLHRRKAEVTDPLRKVHMYVDSREKVTARYQLICPSKREVMVFGSFKQAGTLLPKAPKGWGWRTALLFDELADLLQGGALRVAAVVQVV
- the LOC105045289 gene encoding uncharacterized protein isoform X3 — encoded protein: MAMVPPPAPVSQQQQHSPQAHHQPLPSDNDRSSGELRALDCNLASLCDHIQMEGFNNGSFSDVIVQAMGSTYRLHRLILSRSSYFRNMLQGPWKEAGAPTVVLHIDDPNVNSESIEMALAYLYGHHPKLNDSNAFRVLAAASFLDLQDLCAICTDFIISELWTSNFLAYQVFAESQDYGIHGERVRNACWGYLCQSATMELREVLPKLSSQTLHALLTSNELWVPNEEKRFELALYTLLAKSAISEAEHSGQENSGSETGISTSDSSVLKGSGIMDDCCNDQLMEPEIQHLSIQDKLEGHKAAHNILVELADCVVDFHTDVPYSNPVPVRQTACSQPLQDPRYSLKMDQPSSLHALAATDAIRTSCSYIETRNGVETGRMGGNEAAMEGPSGENTCYHLNSNIWLPRDQSGNCSSAIPSTDGAVPSDWGRCNMPSWGGRIVGRRQVKSAKGSSVIHGDEFDAFINIFEGGSLLYCNMSFEALLNVRKQLEELGFPCKAVNDGLWLQMLLCHKVQAVGADTCKNCCLTSNACACRQAYGYTHGGSPKSYYRQEHDRNNSSGSIGNIYLADAQGEGSGLYGPVRVHVRGAIDGLAGIGRGTTYVTGAAWPPTRYVFSRVPFGLGNKNCQQSLPNDESEARVDPNGELSGDGLTALVGLSQGNNVVHVHAEQTERIFEPDLQSRFAGSSLSGAGSSISVQMLESQEHALGLEWEGSEGSSISLDLKTPLRHFPPFRFGVEFEDVHMLADGQVKHSPEVFYAGSLWKVSVQAFSDEDPQGRRTLGLFLHRRKAEVTDPLRKVHMYVDSREKVTARYQLICPSKREVMVFGSFKQAGTLLPKAPKGWGWRTALLFDELADLLQGGALRVAAVVQY